The Aerosakkonema funiforme FACHB-1375 genome has a window encoding:
- a CDS encoding alpha-amylase family glycosyl hydrolase, whose product MVSTPPSQRSTVQYEVGDQYKEIDTLVTEQKTETDIDLEFLYTRDIEFRQETIYFIVVDRFHDGDPENSEGPNPELYDPEGQDWGKYWGGDLQGIIDKLDYLKSLGVTAIWLTPLFEQVEALFVNSAAIHGYWIKDFKRINPRFIKKGEDPSLNKTQESKETTFDRLIAELHKRKMKFILDIVCNHSNPDFSGKKGELYDDGVKIADFNDDKNGWYHHYGEVTNWEDEWQVQNCELAGLATFNENNPDYRNYIKSSIKQWLDRGVDALRVDTVKHMPIWFWQEFNADIQNHKPDIFVFGEWIYNDPRNERSLEFANCSGMTILDFGLCVAIRAALAQGAEGGFHLIQDVLSMDSRYNGATELITFIDNHDMPRFQSLNPDPDMLRLAIDLIMTSRGIPCIYYGTEQYLHNDTNGGNDPYNRPMMQNWDMETPVYRDVRLLSGLRRLNPAISLGSQWQKYLTPDVYCYVRRYRENRCFVAMNKGEPVTIESVHTDLPDGEHTDVLSRRKFEVKDGCLYDLHLESKEVIIISHVAERVKGQTIVRVQLNGVNTQPGERIIVIGDCPELGNWDIAKGFELEYINENTWFGEIAFNESAGKLISYKYAMLREGTSPLRENVVGRRWFVASEGTVKWRDAWAW is encoded by the coding sequence ACAGAAAACAGAAACCGATATAGATTTGGAGTTTCTGTATACTAGAGACATTGAATTTCGCCAAGAAACTATTTATTTCATAGTTGTCGATCGCTTCCATGATGGCGATCCGGAAAACAGCGAAGGGCCAAACCCAGAACTTTACGACCCAGAAGGACAAGATTGGGGAAAATATTGGGGTGGAGACTTACAGGGAATTATCGACAAACTCGATTATTTAAAGAGCTTGGGAGTCACGGCGATATGGCTGACTCCCCTGTTCGAGCAAGTGGAAGCATTATTTGTGAATAGCGCCGCCATTCACGGCTACTGGATTAAAGACTTTAAGCGAATTAATCCTCGCTTTATCAAAAAGGGTGAAGATCCTTCTTTGAACAAAACCCAAGAAAGCAAGGAAACAACTTTTGACAGGTTGATTGCTGAATTGCACAAACGCAAAATGAAATTTATTCTTGATATTGTGTGTAACCACAGCAATCCGGATTTTAGCGGTAAGAAGGGCGAACTTTACGACGATGGTGTAAAGATTGCCGATTTCAACGATGATAAAAATGGTTGGTATCACCACTATGGTGAAGTAACTAACTGGGAAGATGAATGGCAGGTGCAAAACTGCGAATTGGCAGGTTTGGCAACCTTCAACGAAAACAATCCCGATTATCGAAACTACATCAAATCGTCGATTAAGCAATGGCTCGATCGAGGTGTCGATGCTTTGCGGGTGGATACGGTTAAACATATGCCGATTTGGTTTTGGCAGGAGTTTAACGCCGATATCCAAAACCACAAACCCGATATTTTTGTGTTTGGGGAGTGGATTTATAACGACCCCAGAAATGAGCGATCGCTCGAATTTGCCAACTGCTCTGGGATGACAATTCTCGATTTTGGTCTTTGCGTAGCGATTCGGGCAGCTTTGGCTCAAGGAGCAGAAGGAGGATTTCATCTCATACAAGATGTCCTGAGTATGGATTCTCGCTACAACGGGGCAACCGAGTTAATTACCTTTATCGATAATCACGATATGCCTCGGTTTCAGTCGCTGAATCCCGATCCGGATATGCTGCGGTTGGCAATAGATTTGATTATGACAAGTCGCGGTATTCCTTGCATTTATTACGGCACGGAACAGTATCTCCACAACGATACAAATGGCGGCAACGATCCTTACAATCGCCCGATGATGCAAAATTGGGATATGGAAACGCCTGTCTATCGGGATGTACGGTTGCTGTCAGGTTTGCGGCGATTGAATCCGGCAATTTCTCTGGGGAGTCAGTGGCAAAAATATCTCACTCCCGATGTTTATTGTTACGTGCGACGTTATCGCGAAAACCGCTGTTTTGTGGCGATGAATAAGGGCGAACCTGTCACAATTGAATCTGTGCATACAGATTTGCCCGATGGAGAGCATACCGATGTTTTATCGCGGCGCAAGTTTGAAGTTAAAGATGGCTGTTTGTATGACTTGCATCTAGAGTCGAAGGAAGTGATTATTATCAGTCACGTTGCAGAACGAGTCAAAGGACAAACGATCGTCCGGGTGCAACTCAATGGCGTCAATACTCAACCGGGTGAAAGGATTATCGTCATCGGTGATTGTCCTGAGTTAGGCAACTGGGATATCGCCAAAGGTTTCGAGTTGGAATATATCAACGAAAACACTTGGTTTGGCGAAATTGCTTTTAATGAAAGTGCCGGAAAACTAATTTCTTACAAGTACGCGATGTTGCGCGAAGGTACATCGCCATTGCGAGAAAATGTTGTCGGTCGTCGCTGGTTTGTCGCCAGTGAAGGCACAGTCAAATGGCGCGATGCTTGGGCTTGGTAA